The following proteins come from a genomic window of Corynebacterium hansenii:
- a CDS encoding multifunctional oxoglutarate decarboxylase/oxoglutarate dehydrogenase thiamine pyrophosphate-binding subunit/dihydrolipoyllysine-residue succinyltransferase subunit has product MSSDMSFGQNEWLVDEMFQQFKKDPESVDQEWRDYFTKNASGTDLSAASRIGSAAPRNAARDAAPMAKRAAATEAEVKETGRRPSKGPEPTRTPQKAAPIKAKKSPMDIAADAEAPEAGKTALRGIGKAIAKNMDISLEIPTATSVRDMPARLMFENRTLVNDQLKRTRGGKISFTHIIGYAMIKAVMAHPDMNNSYDVIDGKPTLVVPEHINLGLAIDMQNKDGSRALVVAAIRECETLSFKQFVDAYEDIVVRARNGKLTGKDFSGVTISLTNPGGIGTRHSVPRLTKGQGAIIGVGSMDYPAEFAGASADRLAELGVGKLVTITSTYDHRIIQGAESGEFLRTMSQLLVDDKFWDQIFDDMGVPYTPVRWAQDIPNVGVDKNTRVMRLIEAYRQRGHLLADIDPLHFDHPNIITPDHRDLDIATHGLSLWDYDRTFNVGGFGGKERMTLREVLIRLRNAYCLKVGSEYSHILDADEREWLQDRIEGGQPRPTHAEQKYILQKLNAAEAFENFLQTKYIGQKRFSLEGAESLIPLMDAAIDTAAGQGLDEVVIGMPHRGRLNVLANIVGKPLSQIFTEFEGNMDPAQAGGSGDVKYHLGTQGRHIQMFGDGEIDVTLTANPSHLEAVNPVVVGLARAKQDIIDRGEEGYTVMPMLLHGDAAFAGLGIVQETLNLMALRGYKVGGTVHIVVNNQIGFTTSPDSSRSSYYATDLAKAYGCPVFHVNGDDPEAVVWVGQLAVEYRNRYGKDVVIDLVCYRKRGHNEADDPSMTQPAMYEVIDAKEGVRAAYTEDLIGRGDLSEEEAEAARRDFHDQMEAVFNEVRSAEASGPGEQTGITGSQPLPHGLDTSIDKIELQSIGNSHVELPEGFEIHPRVAPVAKKRAQAAKEGGIDWGFAELLAFGSLAGEGRTVRLAGEDVRRGTFTQRHAVLVDPKTGAEYNPVDSYAEAQGNGGRFMVYNSALTEYAAMGYEYGYTLGNPDAVVAWEAQFGDFANGAQTIIDQYISSGEAKWGQTSKLILLLPHGYEGQGPDHSSARIERFLQLAAEGSYTVAQPSDPANYFHLLRRHALSDLHRPLIVFTPKSMLRNKAAVSPVEAFTEQTKFKSVIDDQYFESGEGDKEKVKKILLVSGKLYWELEKKRQKDKRDDVAIVRLEMLHPIPFNRLRDAFENYPNADEVRFVQDEPANQGPWPFLALGLPEALPDMPKLTRVSRRAQSSTATGVAKVHAMEQKALLDEAFE; this is encoded by the coding sequence GTGAGCAGCGACATGAGCTTCGGCCAGAACGAGTGGCTGGTCGACGAGATGTTCCAGCAGTTCAAGAAGGATCCCGAGTCCGTCGACCAGGAATGGCGGGATTACTTCACCAAGAACGCCTCCGGTACGGACCTGTCGGCCGCCAGCCGCATCGGCTCCGCCGCCCCGCGCAACGCGGCCCGCGACGCCGCGCCGATGGCCAAGCGCGCCGCCGCGACCGAGGCCGAGGTCAAGGAGACGGGCCGCCGCCCGTCGAAGGGCCCCGAGCCGACCCGCACCCCGCAGAAGGCCGCGCCCATCAAGGCGAAGAAGTCCCCCATGGACATCGCCGCCGACGCCGAAGCCCCCGAGGCCGGCAAGACCGCCCTGCGCGGCATCGGCAAGGCCATCGCCAAGAACATGGACATCTCGCTGGAGATCCCGACCGCCACCTCGGTCCGCGACATGCCGGCCCGCCTCATGTTCGAGAACCGCACCCTGGTCAACGACCAGCTCAAGCGCACCCGCGGCGGCAAGATCTCGTTCACGCACATCATCGGCTACGCGATGATCAAGGCCGTCATGGCCCACCCGGACATGAACAACTCCTACGACGTGATCGACGGCAAGCCGACCCTCGTCGTCCCGGAGCACATCAACCTGGGCCTGGCCATCGACATGCAGAACAAGGACGGCTCCCGCGCCCTCGTCGTGGCCGCCATCCGCGAATGCGAGACGCTGTCGTTCAAGCAGTTCGTCGACGCGTACGAGGACATCGTCGTCCGCGCCCGCAACGGCAAGCTGACCGGCAAGGACTTCTCGGGCGTCACCATCTCGCTGACCAACCCGGGCGGCATCGGCACCCGCCACTCGGTGCCCCGCCTGACCAAGGGCCAGGGCGCCATCATCGGCGTCGGCTCCATGGATTACCCCGCCGAATTCGCCGGCGCGTCGGCCGACCGCCTCGCCGAGCTGGGCGTCGGCAAGCTGGTGACCATCACCTCCACTTACGACCACCGCATCATCCAGGGCGCCGAGTCCGGCGAGTTCCTGCGCACCATGTCGCAGCTGCTGGTCGACGACAAGTTCTGGGACCAGATCTTCGATGACATGGGCGTGCCCTACACCCCGGTTCGCTGGGCGCAGGACATCCCGAACGTGGGCGTCGACAAGAACACCCGCGTCATGCGCCTCATCGAGGCCTACCGCCAGCGCGGCCACCTGCTCGCGGACATCGACCCGCTGCACTTCGACCACCCGAACATCATCACGCCCGACCACCGCGACCTGGACATCGCCACCCACGGCCTGTCGCTGTGGGACTACGACCGCACGTTCAACGTCGGCGGCTTCGGCGGCAAGGAGCGCATGACGCTGCGCGAGGTGCTCATCCGCCTGCGCAACGCCTACTGCCTGAAGGTCGGCTCCGAATACAGCCACATCCTCGACGCCGACGAGCGCGAGTGGCTGCAGGACCGCATCGAAGGCGGCCAGCCCCGCCCGACCCACGCCGAGCAGAAGTACATCCTGCAGAAGCTCAACGCCGCCGAGGCCTTCGAGAACTTCCTGCAGACCAAGTACATCGGCCAGAAGCGCTTCTCCCTCGAGGGCGCCGAATCGCTGATCCCGCTCATGGACGCCGCCATCGACACCGCGGCCGGCCAGGGCCTGGACGAGGTCGTCATCGGCATGCCCCACCGCGGGCGCCTCAACGTGCTGGCGAACATCGTCGGCAAGCCCCTGTCGCAGATTTTCACCGAGTTCGAGGGCAACATGGACCCGGCGCAGGCCGGCGGCTCCGGCGACGTGAAGTACCACCTGGGCACCCAGGGACGCCACATCCAGATGTTCGGCGACGGCGAGATCGACGTCACCCTGACCGCAAACCCGTCGCACCTCGAGGCCGTCAACCCGGTCGTCGTCGGCCTGGCCCGCGCCAAGCAGGACATCATCGACCGCGGCGAAGAGGGCTACACCGTCATGCCGATGCTGCTGCACGGCGACGCCGCGTTCGCGGGCCTGGGCATCGTCCAGGAGACCCTGAACCTGATGGCGCTGCGCGGCTACAAGGTCGGCGGCACCGTCCACATCGTGGTGAACAACCAAATCGGCTTCACCACCTCCCCCGACTCCTCCCGCTCGTCGTACTACGCCACCGACCTGGCCAAGGCCTACGGCTGCCCGGTCTTCCACGTCAACGGCGACGACCCCGAAGCCGTCGTGTGGGTCGGCCAGCTGGCCGTCGAGTACCGCAACCGCTACGGCAAGGACGTCGTCATCGACCTCGTCTGCTACCGCAAGCGCGGCCACAACGAGGCCGACGACCCGTCGATGACCCAGCCGGCCATGTACGAGGTCATCGACGCCAAGGAAGGCGTCCGCGCCGCGTACACCGAGGACCTCATCGGCCGCGGCGACCTGTCCGAGGAAGAGGCCGAGGCCGCCCGCCGCGACTTCCACGACCAGATGGAGGCCGTGTTCAACGAGGTCCGCTCCGCCGAGGCTTCCGGCCCGGGCGAGCAGACCGGCATCACCGGCTCGCAGCCGCTGCCGCACGGCCTGGACACGAGCATCGACAAGATCGAGCTGCAGTCCATCGGCAACTCCCACGTGGAGCTGCCCGAGGGCTTCGAGATCCACCCGCGCGTCGCGCCCGTCGCCAAGAAGCGCGCCCAGGCCGCCAAGGAAGGCGGCATCGACTGGGGCTTCGCCGAGCTGCTGGCCTTCGGTTCGCTGGCCGGCGAGGGCCGCACCGTCCGACTGGCGGGCGAGGACGTCCGCCGCGGCACCTTCACCCAGCGCCACGCGGTGCTCGTCGACCCGAAGACCGGCGCCGAGTACAACCCCGTCGACTCCTACGCCGAGGCGCAGGGCAACGGCGGCCGCTTCATGGTGTACAACTCGGCGCTGACCGAGTACGCCGCCATGGGCTACGAGTACGGCTACACCCTGGGCAACCCGGACGCGGTCGTCGCGTGGGAGGCGCAGTTCGGCGACTTCGCCAACGGCGCGCAGACCATCATCGACCAGTACATCTCGTCCGGCGAGGCGAAGTGGGGCCAGACCTCCAAGCTGATCCTGCTGCTGCCCCACGGTTACGAGGGCCAGGGCCCGGACCACTCCTCCGCCCGCATCGAGCGTTTCCTGCAGCTCGCCGCGGAGGGGTCGTACACCGTCGCCCAGCCGTCGGACCCGGCGAACTACTTCCACCTGCTGCGCCGCCACGCGCTGTCGGACCTGCACCGCCCGCTGATCGTCTTCACCCCGAAGTCGATGCTGCGCAACAAGGCCGCGGTGTCGCCGGTGGAGGCGTTCACCGAGCAGACGAAGTTCAAGTCCGTCATCGACGACCAGTACTTCGAGTCCGGCGAGGGCGACAAGGAGAAGGTCAAGAAGATCCTGCTCGTGTCGGGCAAGCTGTACTGGGAGCTGGAGAAGAAGCGCCAGAAGGACAAGCGCGACGACGTCGCCATCGTCCGCCTGGAGATGCTGCACCCGATCCCGTTCAACCGCCTGCGCGATGCGTTCGAGAATTACCCGAACGCCGACGAGGTCCGCTTCGTCCAGGACGAGCCGGCGAACCAGGGTCCGTGGCCGTTCCTGGCGCTGGGTCTGCCGGAGGCGCTGCCGGACATGCCGAAGCTCACCCGCGTTTCCCGTCGCGCCCAGTCGTCGACGGCGACCGGCGTGGCCAAGGTGCACGCCATGGAGCAGAAGGCCCTGCTGGACGAGGCCTTCGAGTAG